In one Vanacampus margaritifer isolate UIUO_Vmar chromosome 11, RoL_Vmar_1.0, whole genome shotgun sequence genomic region, the following are encoded:
- the ing1 gene encoding inhibitor of growth protein 1 has product MLNATNGDPGHVVVNYVEEYLDLVESLPFDLQRSVSLMKEIDARYQDVLKELEDAYERYRKESDSPQRRKLQLSIQRALIRSQELGDEKIQIAGQMVELVENRSRQLDWHSELLVASQEAPESHIATPTSLTTAAVSMITSSSSSSATTPSKTTHNDKKRDEVTPSSAGGDKAGGKRSRRQKNGESRESYSGLDVTEDVAAGASREKRAKTSSKKKKRSKGKSEREVSPPDLPIDPDEPTYCLCEQVSYGEMIGCDNDECPIEWFHFSCVGLHHKPKGKWYCPKCRGENEKTMDKALERAKKERVYNR; this is encoded by the exons ATGTTGAATGCCACGAACGGCGACCCCGGCCATGTTGTTGTCAATTATGTGGAAGAGTATTTGGACCTGGTGGAGTCACTGCCCTTTGATTTGCAGAGAAGTGTGTCCCTCATGAAAGAAATTGATGCCAGATATCAAG ATGTTCTGAAGGAGCTCGAGGATGCATATGAACGGTATCGCAAGGAGTCGGACTCACCCCAGAGACGCAAGTTGCAGTTGTCCATCCAGAGGGCGCTGATCCGCAGTCAGGAGCTCGGAGATGAGAAGATTCAGATTGCTGGACAAATG GTGGAGTTGGTAGAGAACCGAAGCCGGCAGTTAGACTGGCATTCCGAACTCCTCGTGGCCTCCCAAGAAGCTCCAGAAAGCCACATTGCCACGCCAACGTCCTTGACAACCGCCGCGGTGTCCATGATCACGTCGTCCTCGTCTTCATCCGCCACAACCCCGAGCAAAACGACTCACAACGACAAGAAGCGTGACGAGGTCACGCCCAGCTCGGCGGGAGGAGACAAAGCTGGCGGCAAGCGCTCCAGGCGGCAGAAGAACGGCGAGAGCAGGGAGAGCTACAGCGGCCTGGACGTCACCGAGGACGTCGCCGCCGGGGCGTCCCGCGAGAAGAGAGCAAAAACGTcttccaagaagaagaagagatcCAAGGGGAAGTCTGAGCGGGAGGTGTCGCCGCCGGACCTGCCCATCGACCCTGATGAGCCCACGTATTGCCTGTGCGAACAGGTGTCCTACGGCGAGATGATCGGCTGCGATAACGACGAGTGTCCCATCGAGTGGTTCCACTTCTCCTGCGTGGGCCTCCATCACAAGCCCAAAGGCAAGTGGTACTGCCCCAAGTGTCGCGGTGAGAATGAGAAGACCATGGACAAAGCCTTGGAGAGGGCAAAGAAGGAGCGGGTGTACAACAGGTAG
- the ankrd10b gene encoding ankyrin repeat domain-containing protein 10b isoform X2 — translation MSVGCESGFSSEEVLNSRFPLHRACRDGDVGALCSLLQTTANPADLTVEDTFYGWTPIHWAAHFGKLECVMRLVQVGCGVNIMTSKFAQTPTHISAFGGHPQCLLWLLQAGADINRQDYVGETPIHKAARAGSLECINALLVQGAKADVRNANGLTAADLAHAQGFQECAELLSNAQNFQQNMAQFHNGAFLNSSSHTHPTIRSRSFFKGIPNRKRSFDDQEINPVKKARPNVLGMPFELQNGNRPLVGAGETPMESMELASTVTSVSVGISSLGHCQPQLPCEWDSAAVYRGLPEISQVEHQKSVKAEQLYDHTFFSTMLLYHGA, via the exons GCTCCTTGCTTCAGACAACAGCGAACCCGGCTGACCTCACCGTGGAGGACACCTTCTACGGCTGGACGCCCATTCACTGGGCAGCTCATTTCGGAAAG TTGGAGTGTGTGATGCGTCTGGTACAAGTGGGCTGTGGCGTCAACATTATGACCTCCAAGTTTGCCCAGACGCCAACTCACATTTCAGCATTTGGAGGCCATCCCCAATGCTTGTTATGGCTCCTTCAAGCCGGCGCAGACATTAATAGACAG GACTATGTGGGCGAGACGCCCATCCACAAGGCTGCACGTGCAGGCAGTCTGGAGTGCATCAACGCTCTCCTGGTGCAGGGAGCAAAAGCTGA TGTGAGGAATGCCAATGGGCTGACCGCCGCTGACCTGGCCCACGCGCAGGGCTTTCAAGAGTGCGCCGAGCTTCTCTCCAATGCCCAGAACTTCCAACAAAACATGGCTCAGTTCCATAACGGGGCCTTTCTTAATAGCAGCAGCCACACTCACCCCACTATCCGTAGCCGCAGCTTCTTCAAGGGCATACCCAACAGAAAGAGGTCTTTCGATGACCAGGAAATCAACCCAGTGAAGAAGGCGAGACCAAACG ttcTGGGGATGCCGTTTGAACTGCAGAACGGCAACAGGCCACTGGTCGGTGCTGGAGAGACCCCAATGGAAAGCATGGAGTTGGCGTCAACTGTGACCTCAG TGTCAGTGGGCATTTCCTCACTTGGTCACTGTCAACCGCAGCTTCCCTGCGAGTGGGATTCTGCTGCAGTCTACAGGGGGTTGCCCGAAATCAGCCAAGTGGAGCACCAAAAGTCTGTTAAAGCGGAGCAGTTGTATGACCACACATTCTTCAGCACCATGCTCCTCTACCATGGAGCCTAA
- the ankrd10b gene encoding ankyrin repeat domain-containing protein 10b isoform X1, whose translation MSVGCESGFSSEEVLNSRFPLHRACRDGDVGALCSLLQTTANPADLTVEDTFYGWTPIHWAAHFGKLECVMRLVQVGCGVNIMTSKFAQTPTHISAFGGHPQCLLWLLQAGADINRQDYVGETPIHKAARAGSLECINALLVQGAKADVRNANGLTAADLAHAQGFQECAELLSNAQNFQQNMAQFHNGAFLNSSSHTHPTIRSRSFFKGIPNRKRSFDDQEINPVKKARPNVLGMPFELQNGNRPLVGAGETPMESMELASTVTSGGPGPFALGLNGVAPANGPGPMDQWEDQGGRPIPGPTAKELEVFNVASMQTPCRCTNSYAYL comes from the exons GCTCCTTGCTTCAGACAACAGCGAACCCGGCTGACCTCACCGTGGAGGACACCTTCTACGGCTGGACGCCCATTCACTGGGCAGCTCATTTCGGAAAG TTGGAGTGTGTGATGCGTCTGGTACAAGTGGGCTGTGGCGTCAACATTATGACCTCCAAGTTTGCCCAGACGCCAACTCACATTTCAGCATTTGGAGGCCATCCCCAATGCTTGTTATGGCTCCTTCAAGCCGGCGCAGACATTAATAGACAG GACTATGTGGGCGAGACGCCCATCCACAAGGCTGCACGTGCAGGCAGTCTGGAGTGCATCAACGCTCTCCTGGTGCAGGGAGCAAAAGCTGA TGTGAGGAATGCCAATGGGCTGACCGCCGCTGACCTGGCCCACGCGCAGGGCTTTCAAGAGTGCGCCGAGCTTCTCTCCAATGCCCAGAACTTCCAACAAAACATGGCTCAGTTCCATAACGGGGCCTTTCTTAATAGCAGCAGCCACACTCACCCCACTATCCGTAGCCGCAGCTTCTTCAAGGGCATACCCAACAGAAAGAGGTCTTTCGATGACCAGGAAATCAACCCAGTGAAGAAGGCGAGACCAAACG ttcTGGGGATGCCGTTTGAACTGCAGAACGGCAACAGGCCACTGGTCGGTGCTGGAGAGACCCCAATGGAAAGCATGGAGTTGGCGTCAACTGTGACCTCAGGTGGGCCAGGACCCTTTGCATTGGGGCTGAATGGGGTGGCGCCAGCCAACGGGCCGGGGCCCATGGATCAGTGGGAAGACCAGGGGGGACGGCCCATTCCCGGCCCCACAGCTAAAGAGCTGGAGGTCTTCAATGTGGCATCTATGCAGACTCCTTGTCGCTGCACCAACTCGTATGCTTATTTGTAG
- the ube2al gene encoding ubiquitin conjugating enzyme E2 A, like isoform X2 encodes MVWNAVIFGPEGTPFEDGTFKLIVEFTEEYPNKPPTVRFVSKMFHPNVYADGSICLDILQNRWSPTYDVSSILTSIQSLLDEPNPNSPANSQAAQLYQENKREYEKRVSAIVERSWRDS; translated from the exons ATGGTGTGGAATGCAGTCATTTTTGG CCCTGAAGGAACTCCATTTGAAGATG GTACATTTAAACTCATTGTCGAGTTCACAGAAGAATACCCCAACAAACCTCCCACAGTGCGTTTTGTGTCAAAGATGTTTCATCCTAATG TCTATGCAGATGGTAGTATTTGTTTGGACATCCTCCAAAATCGATGGAGCCCCACTTATGATGTGTCTTCTATCCTTACGTCCATCCAG TCTTTGCTGGATGAGCCCAACCCCAACAGTCCGGCCAACAGTCAGGCAGCTCAGCTGTACCAGGAGAACAAGCGCGAGTACGAGAAGAGAGTTTCGGCCATCGTAGAACGAAGCTGGCGAGATAGTTGA
- the ube2al gene encoding ubiquitin conjugating enzyme E2 A, like isoform X1, with protein sequence MSTPARRRLMRDFKRLQEDPPAGVSGAPSENNIMVWNAVIFGPEGTPFEDGTFKLIVEFTEEYPNKPPTVRFVSKMFHPNVYADGSICLDILQNRWSPTYDVSSILTSIQSLLDEPNPNSPANSQAAQLYQENKREYEKRVSAIVERSWRDS encoded by the exons ATGTCCACACCGGCTAGAAGGAGACTCATGAGAGATTTTAAGCG gcTACAAGAGGACCCCCCAGCTGGTGTCAGTGGAGCCCCATCTGAAAACAACATTATGGTGTGGAATGCAGTCATTTTTGG CCCTGAAGGAACTCCATTTGAAGATG GTACATTTAAACTCATTGTCGAGTTCACAGAAGAATACCCCAACAAACCTCCCACAGTGCGTTTTGTGTCAAAGATGTTTCATCCTAATG TCTATGCAGATGGTAGTATTTGTTTGGACATCCTCCAAAATCGATGGAGCCCCACTTATGATGTGTCTTCTATCCTTACGTCCATCCAG TCTTTGCTGGATGAGCCCAACCCCAACAGTCCGGCCAACAGTCAGGCAGCTCAGCTGTACCAGGAGAACAAGCGCGAGTACGAGAAGAGAGTTTCGGCCATCGTAGAACGAAGCTGGCGAGATAGTTGA